In Janthinobacterium sp. J1-1, a single genomic region encodes these proteins:
- a CDS encoding phytanoyl-CoA dioxygenase family protein — MLTLEQKEQYQRDGYLVLPGFKSLDEIAALRARAEQIVNEFDPSVSQSIFTTRDQAKNTNDYFLASDNTIRCFFEEEAFGPDGQLKQAKSLSINKIGHAMHDLDPVFRAFSADPALAQVARDLGLADAQVWQSMYIFKQPGIGGEVRWHQDATYFETTPISVTTFWFALEDATLDNGCLWAEPGGHRGPLRERFIRNGDQVRVEKLDATPWPDDSTAVPLEVKAGALVCFHGLLPHYSAPNRSPVSRHAYTLHATDGQTEYAAHNWIQRDASLPVRGFE; from the coding sequence ATGCTGACACTTGAACAAAAAGAACAATACCAACGCGACGGCTACCTGGTGCTGCCCGGCTTCAAGAGCCTCGATGAAATCGCCGCCCTGCGTGCGCGCGCCGAGCAGATTGTCAACGAATTCGATCCCAGCGTCAGCCAGTCGATTTTCACCACGCGCGATCAGGCGAAAAACACCAACGATTATTTTCTCGCCTCCGACAACACCATCCGCTGCTTTTTTGAAGAAGAAGCGTTCGGCCCGGACGGCCAGCTGAAGCAGGCCAAGTCGCTGTCGATCAACAAGATCGGCCACGCCATGCACGACCTGGACCCCGTGTTCCGCGCTTTTTCCGCCGATCCGGCACTGGCGCAAGTGGCGCGCGACCTGGGCCTGGCCGACGCGCAAGTGTGGCAATCGATGTATATCTTCAAGCAGCCCGGCATCGGCGGCGAAGTGCGCTGGCACCAGGACGCCACCTATTTTGAAACCACGCCGATCAGCGTGACCACCTTCTGGTTCGCGCTGGAAGACGCGACCCTGGACAACGGCTGCCTGTGGGCCGAACCGGGCGGCCACCGCGGCCCGCTGCGCGAACGCTTTATCCGCAACGGCGACCAGGTACGCGTGGAAAAACTCGATGCGACGCCCTGGCCCGACGACAGCACCGCCGTGCCACTGGAAGTCAAGGCCGGCGCCCTGGTCTGCTTCCACGGCCTGCTGCCGCACTACAGCGCGCCGAACCGCTCGCCCGTCTCGCGCCACGCCTATACGC